The proteins below come from a single Triticum aestivum cultivar Chinese Spring chromosome 5D, IWGSC CS RefSeq v2.1, whole genome shotgun sequence genomic window:
- the LOC123121182 gene encoding uncharacterized protein, with protein MAARRYEWINWDGLGNEAEEDAADLNYDYEWVVPDQDANGTLTRKRRWYQLHEKHTVYAMVLERTKAGVLSPGVSKEVFELTGIPQRTVQNWWKKCKEAGGIHALENKRAKNCGRKRIEFDPEAIKQVDLRKRTTLKDLANELHMAKTTLWRRLKEGLLRRHTNAIKSTLTDENKVGRVRFCLSMFDEHTLPQDPKFKEMYNVIHIDEKWFYRSRGSQNYYLANDEEDPYRSTQSKNFIEKVMFLAAVARPRFDANGTMIFDGKLGIWPFTYQEAAKRKSKNRDVGTMVTKVLPAVTQNVVREYMINFLIPAIRARWPAAERGMPIYVQQDNAKTHIPLDDPEFVAAAQAEGWDIRLTCQPPNSPDLNILDLGFFAALQALFQKLSPGSIEDIVLKVQQTFEEYPAERSNRIFLTLQACMIEVLKQLGGNRYKVPHMRKAVRERLGDLPVALQCAANIVNDAIESLPNV; from the exons ATGGCTGCTCGCCGCTACGAGTGGATCAACTGGGATGGCCTTGGCAACGAGGCGGAGGAGGATGCGGCCGATTTGAACTACGACTATGAGTGGGTCGTACCTGACCAAG ATGCCAACGGTACATTGACTAGGAAAAGAAGGTGGTATCAACTCCATGAGAAGCATACTGTATATGCTATGGTTCTAGAGAGGACCAAAGCTGGGGTATTGAGTCCAGGAGTGTCCAAAGAAGTGTTTGAACTAACGGGTATACCTCAGCGGACGGTGCAAAACTGGTGGAAGAAATGTAAGGAAGCTGGTGGAATACACGCACTGGAAAACAAACGGGCAAAAAACTGTGGCCGCAAGAGGATAGAATTCGATCCGGAGGCTATCAAACAAGTGGATTTGAGGAAAAGAACAACTCTTAAAGATTTGGCAAATGAGTTGCACATGGCGAAGACGACACTATGGCGTCGTTTGAAGGAGGGCCTGTTGAGGCGTCACACAAATGCCATCAAATCGACATTGACGGATGAAAACAAGGTAGGACGGGTAAGGTTTTGCTTGTCAATGTTTGATGAGCATACTCTTCCTCAGGATCCCAAATTCAAAGAGATGTACAACGTCATTCACATTGACGAGAAATGGTTCTACCGTTCCCGCGGTAGCCAGAATTACTATTTGGCGAACGATGAAGAAGATCCATACCGTAGCACGCAAAGCAAAAATTTCATTGAGAAG GTGATGTTTTTGGCCGCGGTCGCTCGGCCACGCTTTGATGCGAATGGCACGATGATTTTTGATGGAAAACTTGGGATTTGGCCCTTCACATACCAAGAAGCGGCAAAGAGAAAAAGCAAGAACAGAGATGTTGGAACCATG GTCACCAAAGTACTCCCTGCGGTTACTCAAAATGTAGTCCGGGAGTACATGATTAATTTTCTTATTCCCGCGATAAGGGCGAGATGGCCTGCGGCTGAGCGTGGCATGCCAATATATGTACAGCAGGATAATGCAAAGACGCATATCCCTTTAGATGATCCAGAATTTGTCGCTGCGGCTCAAGCTGAAGGGTGGGACATCCGTCTCACATGCCAGCCTCCGAACTCCCCTGACCTAAATATTCTGGATTTAGGTTTTTTTGCAGCGCTCCAGGCACTTTTTCAGAAGTTGTCTCCAG GTTCTATTGAGGACATTGTGTTGAAGGTGCAGCAGACATTCGAGGAGTATCCAGCTGAGAGAAGCAACAGAATTTTCCTCACTCTTCAAGCCTGCATGATAGAAGTGTTGAAGCAACTTGGAGGAAACCGCTACAAAGTTCCGCACATGCGGAAGGCTGtgagagagaggcttggcgatctccCCGTGGCACTACAATGCGCCGCAAACATTGTTAACGATGCCATTGAATCCTTACCTAATGTTTAG